From Amycolatopsis sp. YIM 10, the proteins below share one genomic window:
- a CDS encoding VOC family protein: protein MRVMPIRYSEDVAAMTRFYEVLGLRIGPVSRPGGWVELPADGGTLAIHRGAAEDAGGCELAFEASEPLEDVAARLRAAGFEPGPVIDENFGHSLRVRDPDGVWVQINLYDRELYT from the coding sequence ATGCGGGTGATGCCGATCCGCTACAGCGAGGACGTGGCGGCCATGACGCGCTTCTACGAGGTGCTCGGCCTGCGGATCGGGCCGGTGTCCCGCCCCGGCGGCTGGGTCGAGCTGCCCGCCGACGGCGGCACGCTGGCCATCCACCGCGGCGCCGCCGAAGACGCGGGCGGGTGCGAACTGGCCTTCGAAGCGAGCGAACCGCTCGAAGACGTCGCGGCGCGCCTGCGCGCGGCCGGGTTCGAGCCGGGTCCGGTGATCGACGAGAACTTCGGGCACTCGCTGCGCGTCCGGGATCCGGACGGCGTCTGGGTCCAGATCAATCTCTATGACCGCGAGCTCTACACCTGA
- a CDS encoding CopG family transcriptional regulator — MTRVAKRQFSVYLPPDLVRRVKHASVEADESLSSFVERVLEDYLRRSDPRSEEPS; from the coding sequence ATGACCAGGGTCGCCAAACGGCAATTCAGCGTGTATCTGCCGCCCGACCTCGTCCGGCGGGTGAAGCACGCGTCCGTCGAAGCCGACGAATCGCTCTCGTCGTTCGTCGAGCGCGTGCTGGAGGACTACCTGCGGCGGAGCGACCCCCGGAGTGAGGAGCCATCGTGA
- a CDS encoding thioesterase family protein: protein MEPITLSVRLDDLDSNGHVRGPAYLVYADHARWLTAAAAGVGPAVLSARGVGPVNLETTIRHLAELRADDQVTITSAYEWGEGKTSRVVQWLHRRDGVAVAEVSSVCGLLDLTERRLVPDPAGFWREHATRPELLGLA from the coding sequence ATGGAGCCGATCACGCTGTCCGTCCGCCTCGACGACCTGGACTCGAACGGTCACGTCCGAGGGCCCGCCTACCTGGTCTACGCCGATCACGCCCGGTGGCTGACCGCCGCGGCCGCCGGTGTCGGCCCGGCCGTGCTGAGCGCCCGGGGAGTGGGGCCGGTGAACTTGGAGACCACCATCCGGCATCTGGCCGAACTGCGCGCCGACGACCAGGTCACGATCACCTCGGCGTACGAATGGGGCGAGGGCAAGACCTCCCGCGTCGTCCAGTGGCTGCACCGGCGGGACGGGGTGGCGGTCGCCGAAGTCAGCAGCGTGTGCGGCCTGCTCGACCTCACCGAACGACGGCTGGTGCCCGATCCCGCCGGGTTCTGGCGGGAGCACGCCACCCGGCCGGAACTACTGGGGCTCGCCTGA
- a CDS encoding AraC family transcriptional regulator — MGVPLRAAAVAPGEQRVSVYREFAPSTELAGVVRCTWEGVPGWSRVIRVLPDGCADLTWNGERLFVTTGFAPVRVPLAAHGISVGLRLHCGATGGVLGGVAAGDLADLVPSSARLTDELHTAATAAEKRLLLERFVARRLRDGFRPDPAVPAVVRELTAPEARVDRVADRIGLSERTLRRRLGAAAGRGPKEVHRVLRFAGFVRSLGELAAGRVALSSVAAGLGFADQSHLGHECVRLSGSSPARLVAAYARHDGVAEIHQTRRS; from the coding sequence GTGGGCGTGCCCCTGCGGGCCGCCGCGGTCGCACCCGGCGAACAGCGCGTGTCCGTCTACCGGGAGTTCGCGCCGTCCACCGAGCTGGCCGGGGTGGTCCGGTGCACCTGGGAGGGCGTGCCGGGCTGGTCGCGCGTCATCCGCGTGCTGCCGGACGGGTGCGCCGACCTGACCTGGAACGGGGAACGCCTGTTCGTGACCACCGGCTTCGCGCCGGTGCGGGTTCCCCTGGCCGCACACGGGATTTCGGTCGGCCTCCGGTTGCACTGCGGGGCCACGGGTGGGGTGCTGGGCGGTGTGGCGGCCGGTGACCTGGCCGATCTTGTGCCGTCGAGCGCGAGACTGACGGACGAACTCCACACGGCCGCCACCGCGGCCGAAAAGCGCCTGCTGCTGGAACGTTTTGTCGCACGGCGGTTGCGTGACGGTTTCCGCCCCGACCCCGCCGTGCCCGCGGTGGTACGTGAGCTGACCGCGCCGGAAGCCAGGGTCGACCGGGTGGCGGACCGGATCGGCCTGAGCGAGCGGACCCTGCGGCGGCGGCTGGGCGCCGCGGCCGGACGCGGTCCGAAGGAGGTGCACCGCGTCCTGCGGTTCGCCGGTTTTGTGCGGAGCCTGGGCGAACTCGCTGCGGGCCGCGTGGCGCTTTCGTCGGTGGCCGCCGGACTCGGCTTCGCCGATCAGTCCCACCTCGGTCACGAGTGCGTCCGCCTCTCGGGCTCGTCACCGGCCCGGCTGGTGGCCGCGTACGCACGTCACGACGGCGTGGCCGAAATCCACCAGACTCGCCGGTCCTGA
- a CDS encoding carboxymuconolactone decarboxylase family protein gives MVVMTRLPHLRPDDLDEDQRALYDAITGGPRAGGPVALTDDAGRLAGPFNAMLAAPAAGSALQRLGAAIRYETSLSGHDRKSARGLGGPASRWTHGRKTRVRLRYAGLPAARPAETWIHRIPPTDFRSQPLSARTRELSILAVAAHWDSAFERHAHEPVALSAGLTEEQLAAVRAGTVPDGLDDTELAALRFVTALLRDGDADDETYAAAVAVLGERTVVELTTLVGYYATLALRLRVFRVEP, from the coding sequence ATGGTGGTGATGACCCGGCTGCCCCACCTCCGGCCCGACGACCTCGACGAGGACCAGCGCGCGCTGTACGACGCCATCACCGGCGGCCCGCGCGCGGGCGGTCCGGTCGCGCTGACCGACGACGCCGGCCGTCTGGCCGGACCGTTCAACGCCATGCTCGCCGCCCCGGCGGCCGGTTCGGCGCTGCAACGACTGGGCGCGGCCATCAGGTACGAGACCTCGCTAAGTGGTCACGATCGGAAGTCTGCCAGAGGTCTCGGCGGCCCAGCTTCCCGCTGGACGCACGGCCGGAAGACCCGAGTACGGCTCCGGTACGCGGGTCTCCCGGCCGCGCGCCCAGCGGAAACCTGGATCCACCGAATACCCCCGACGGACTTCCGATCGCAACCACTGAGCGCACGCACCCGGGAACTGTCCATTCTGGCCGTCGCGGCGCACTGGGACTCCGCGTTCGAGCGCCACGCCCACGAGCCCGTCGCCTTGTCGGCCGGACTGACCGAGGAACAACTGGCGGCGGTCCGCGCCGGGACCGTCCCAGATGGCCTCGACGACACCGAACTGGCCGCGCTGCGGTTCGTCACCGCACTGCTCCGCGACGGCGATGCCGACGACGAGACCTACGCCGCCGCGGTCGCGGTCCTCGGTGAACGGACGGTCGTCGAGCTGACCACCCTGGTCGGCTACTACGCGACGCTGGCACTGCGACTGCGTGTGTTCCGGGTGGAGCCGTAG
- a CDS encoding CdaR family transcriptional regulator, with the protein MQESHSDRLASVAGALNDRASEVTAELVSLYERELPHLVHDDEGMVSLLSASVYQNIDTALRIFQHGIDPTRVEAPAAAIEYARRLAQRGTSVIDLIRAYYLGQMAVLDLAIEEGTRQIHDAAELGALTRQALSGALIFIDRVTQQVVAAYEEERDTWLLNRSAVRAARVRSLLDGAVVDIDATETALAYRVRGNHVGLVAWYAETARPVDALAGLEALAGRFTAKRPGAPRPLFVPHDELCAWVWLPVDEVTGPTDEEIETALEADAQVRVAVGEPGSGVEGFRRTHRQAARVHALAVAAGDDCDRAMTFRDVGAMALMASDLTATRMWVEETLGELALDDEQHERLRETLRVFLTVGSSYTAAADRLLMHKNSVQYRVRRAQELLGKPVADNRLDVELALNLCHRLGGAVVVRR; encoded by the coding sequence GTGCAGGAATCCCATTCGGACCGGCTCGCCAGTGTCGCCGGCGCGTTGAACGACCGGGCCTCGGAAGTGACCGCCGAACTGGTGAGCCTGTACGAACGCGAACTCCCCCACCTGGTCCACGACGACGAGGGCATGGTCAGCCTGCTCTCGGCCAGCGTCTACCAGAACATCGACACCGCGCTGCGCATCTTCCAGCACGGCATCGATCCCACGCGGGTCGAGGCTCCGGCCGCCGCGATCGAGTACGCGCGCCGGCTCGCGCAGCGCGGCACCTCGGTGATCGACCTGATCCGGGCCTACTACCTCGGCCAGATGGCGGTGCTGGACCTGGCGATCGAGGAGGGCACCCGGCAGATCCACGACGCCGCGGAACTCGGCGCGCTGACCCGCCAGGCGCTGTCCGGCGCGTTGATCTTCATCGACCGGGTCACCCAGCAGGTGGTGGCCGCCTACGAGGAAGAACGCGACACCTGGCTGCTCAACCGCAGCGCCGTGCGCGCGGCGCGGGTCCGCTCGCTGCTCGACGGCGCGGTGGTGGACATCGACGCCACGGAGACCGCGCTCGCCTACCGGGTGCGCGGCAACCACGTCGGGCTGGTCGCCTGGTACGCCGAGACCGCGCGGCCGGTGGACGCGCTGGCGGGGCTGGAAGCGCTGGCTGGTCGGTTCACCGCGAAACGGCCCGGTGCCCCGCGGCCGCTCTTCGTGCCCCACGACGAGTTGTGCGCGTGGGTCTGGCTGCCCGTCGACGAAGTCACCGGGCCGACCGACGAGGAGATCGAGACCGCGCTCGAGGCGGACGCGCAGGTGCGGGTCGCCGTCGGCGAGCCGGGCAGCGGGGTCGAGGGCTTCCGGCGGACCCACCGGCAGGCGGCGCGGGTGCACGCGCTGGCCGTCGCGGCCGGTGACGACTGCGACCGCGCGATGACCTTCCGCGACGTCGGCGCGATGGCGCTGATGGCATCGGACCTCACCGCCACCCGCATGTGGGTCGAGGAAACCCTCGGTGAGCTGGCGCTCGACGACGAGCAGCACGAACGGCTGCGCGAGACCCTGCGCGTGTTCCTCACCGTCGGCAGCAGCTACACCGCCGCGGCGGATCGGCTGCTCATGCACAAGAACTCCGTGCAGTACCGGGTGCGCCGGGCGCAGGAGCTGCTCGGCAAGCCGGTCGCGGACAACCGCCTCGACGTGGAGCTGGCGCTGAACCTCTGCCACCGGCTGGGCGGCGCCGTGGTCGTCCGCCGTTAG
- a CDS encoding sulfotransferase family protein, which yields MVDVIGAGFGRTGTMSLHSALEALGYAPCHHMREILGNPDATATWTDALRGDRDALRAAVAGYRATLDFPGCLLWRELAELFPDAKVLLSVRDPESWYRSAVGTIFDPVMAEVVAKLGAGTGDLMTAMAERGYGHFGEDETIAWFVRHNKEVEAAVPADRLLVYRVTDGWEPLCEFLGVPVPAEPFPRANDSADFTDNVERFLREPG from the coding sequence ATGGTGGACGTCATCGGGGCGGGATTCGGGCGGACCGGCACCATGTCGCTGCACAGCGCGCTGGAGGCGCTGGGCTATGCGCCGTGCCACCACATGCGGGAGATACTGGGCAATCCGGACGCCACCGCCACTTGGACGGATGCCCTGCGCGGCGACCGCGACGCGCTGCGCGCCGCCGTCGCCGGTTACCGGGCCACTTTGGACTTTCCGGGCTGCCTGCTGTGGCGTGAACTGGCCGAACTGTTCCCGGACGCCAAGGTGCTGCTCAGCGTCCGCGATCCGGAGAGCTGGTACCGCAGCGCGGTCGGCACGATCTTCGACCCGGTGATGGCGGAGGTCGTCGCGAAGCTCGGCGCCGGGACCGGCGACCTGATGACGGCGATGGCCGAACGCGGCTACGGCCACTTCGGCGAGGACGAGACGATCGCCTGGTTCGTCCGGCACAACAAGGAGGTCGAGGCCGCGGTCCCGGCGGACAGGCTGCTCGTCTACCGGGTGACCGACGGCTGGGAGCCGCTGTGCGAGTTCCTCGGCGTCCCGGTCCCGGCGGAGCCGTTCCCCCGCGCCAACGACTCGGCCGACTTCACCGACAACGTCGAGCGCTTCCTCCGCGAACCAGGGTGA
- a CDS encoding TetR/AcrR family transcriptional regulator: MTSERQRLHPRKQPRQVRAELTRQRILIAAAHVFGEHGYAAGTTNRIAERARVSIGSLYQYYPNKDAILLELVTRHLDAGREAVERHQRGELPGSIEEIFRLFVRTVIDNHLDDPQLLRVMLEQAPRSAELLEKIGAYERERVAFVHDLLDRHPEVRVADKETAARLVVSTVELVVHQLIAAPSSIDTTRLENELVAMFTRYLT, from the coding sequence GTGACGTCCGAGCGGCAGCGGCTCCACCCGCGCAAACAGCCCCGGCAGGTCCGCGCCGAGCTGACCCGGCAGCGCATCCTGATCGCGGCTGCTCACGTTTTCGGCGAGCACGGGTACGCCGCGGGCACCACCAACCGCATCGCCGAACGGGCCAGGGTCTCGATCGGCTCGCTGTACCAGTACTACCCGAACAAGGACGCGATCCTGCTCGAGCTGGTGACCCGGCACCTCGACGCCGGGAGGGAAGCCGTCGAGCGCCACCAGCGCGGTGAGCTGCCCGGCTCGATCGAAGAGATCTTCCGGCTGTTCGTGCGGACCGTGATCGACAACCACCTCGACGACCCGCAGCTGCTGCGGGTGATGCTCGAACAGGCACCGCGCTCGGCCGAGCTGCTGGAGAAGATCGGCGCGTACGAACGGGAGCGGGTGGCGTTCGTGCACGACCTGCTCGACCGGCACCCCGAGGTCAGGGTGGCCGACAAGGAGACCGCCGCGCGGCTGGTGGTGTCCACCGTCGAACTCGTCGTGCACCAGCTCATCGCCGCGCCCTCGTCCATCGACACCACGCGGCTGGAGAACGAACTGGTGGCCATGTTCACCCGCTACCTCACTTAA
- a CDS encoding SRPBCC family protein → MPTYDHTGTVDVPAADLFGYLAEPGNLPDFLPAMTEAHREGGGQVHVEAEVRGEHVEGEAWLRVDETTRTLSWGAPGEGDYHGDLRVTETEPGTSEVTIRLHTERAGGEEIQRALEDAVATLSQRAAAKTDREAADHQDGWS, encoded by the coding sequence ATGCCTACCTACGACCACACCGGCACGGTCGACGTACCGGCCGCGGACCTCTTCGGCTACCTCGCCGAGCCGGGCAACCTGCCGGACTTCCTGCCCGCGATGACCGAGGCGCACCGCGAGGGCGGTGGTCAGGTGCACGTCGAGGCCGAGGTGCGCGGCGAGCACGTCGAAGGCGAAGCGTGGCTGCGGGTGGACGAGACCACCCGGACGCTGAGCTGGGGCGCTCCCGGCGAGGGCGACTACCACGGTGACCTGCGGGTGACCGAGACCGAGCCGGGCACGAGCGAGGTGACGATCCGGCTGCACACCGAGCGTGCCGGCGGCGAGGAGATCCAGCGGGCGCTGGAGGACGCGGTGGCCACCCTGTCCCAGCGAGCCGCCGCGAAAACCGACCGGGAAGCCGCCGACCACCAGGACGGCTGGTCCTGA
- a CDS encoding cyclopropane-fatty-acyl-phospholipid synthase family protein has product MDDDLDLLRRARMRWNSPLSPVHAELLLDRLDLAEGLRVADLGCGWGEFLLRAVERAGRGLGVDTDPSALARGRALAEERGLADRVEFVQADAATWAGTTDRVICVGASHAFGGTRAALEALGKLVPADGRVLFGDGFWQAAPGQAAMDIFGTETLMLPELADTARAAGWRVLHLSTADQHEWDEFESTSLLALEEWLLDHGSEPRAVRIRDWLDTRRRQYLHDYRGVFGFAYLVLARGR; this is encoded by the coding sequence ATGGACGACGATCTTGATCTGCTCCGGCGCGCCCGGATGCGGTGGAACTCCCCGCTTTCGCCGGTGCACGCCGAACTGCTGCTCGACCGGCTCGACCTGGCGGAAGGCCTTCGGGTGGCCGATCTCGGCTGCGGCTGGGGCGAGTTCCTGCTGCGCGCGGTCGAGCGGGCGGGCCGGGGACTCGGCGTGGACACCGACCCGTCCGCACTGGCGCGCGGGCGCGCGCTCGCGGAGGAACGCGGCCTCGCCGATCGGGTCGAATTCGTCCAGGCCGACGCCGCTACCTGGGCCGGGACCACCGATCGGGTGATTTGTGTCGGTGCGTCCCATGCGTTCGGTGGCACCCGGGCCGCGCTGGAGGCGCTGGGCAAGTTGGTGCCGGCCGACGGTCGCGTGCTCTTCGGCGACGGATTCTGGCAGGCGGCACCCGGCCAAGCCGCCATGGACATCTTCGGCACCGAGACCCTGATGCTGCCCGAACTGGCGGACACCGCCCGCGCGGCGGGCTGGCGGGTCCTCCACCTGAGCACCGCCGATCAGCACGAATGGGACGAGTTCGAGTCCACCTCGCTGCTCGCGCTGGAGGAATGGCTGCTGGACCACGGTTCGGAGCCCCGGGCGGTGCGGATCCGCGACTGGCTCGACACCCGGCGGCGCCAGTACCTCCACGACTACCGCGGCGTCTTCGGCTTCGCCTACCTGGTCCTGGCGCGAGGTCGCTGA
- a CDS encoding MFS transporter, whose protein sequence is MTASSTPERGQRPLVLAAGIVALEFAAAITGFVASTLLPVVADELDARGELGLLIAGSTLGLFVALPLASRVLRRLGARGTLAAGMLTYLGGLALAASAQAAWMFALGQFAGGLAGGLLAVFGISSAIQHLGERLRIRVVAASSAMWILPALAGPAATLGLEHLVGWRWTLLLPVPFVLFGRLLVVRAVRGDRPAGTAPRPLGRTLLVPLGAAGVVLNQDWWPLAILGTAVTVAGMVSILPAGTARLRPGTPAALGAMMLFAVGYFGADSLITVLLTSGFRLSLGQAAIVLSAAPLGWAVTSLLAARFTSARAKRRLPAAGLTVTALGTAVLAVELTNGGSFTVALVAWAAGGIGVGLAYPGLYIRATTAGSSGFTAAELATAVITAECVGQLLGRAIGGTLSSAGGLFPSYLLFAAALLAAAGASRR, encoded by the coding sequence ATGACCGCGAGCTCTACACCTGAGCGAGGGCAACGGCCGCTGGTCCTCGCGGCCGGCATCGTCGCGCTCGAGTTCGCGGCGGCGATCACCGGTTTTGTGGCGTCCACGCTGCTGCCCGTGGTCGCGGACGAGCTGGATGCGCGAGGCGAACTCGGCCTCCTGATCGCGGGTTCGACGCTGGGCCTGTTCGTCGCGCTCCCGCTGGCGAGCCGGGTGCTGCGCCGGCTGGGCGCGCGCGGGACCCTGGCCGCCGGAATGCTCACCTACCTCGGTGGCCTGGCTCTGGCTGCCTCCGCCCAGGCGGCCTGGATGTTCGCGCTGGGGCAGTTCGCCGGCGGACTCGCCGGCGGCCTGCTCGCGGTGTTCGGCATCAGTTCCGCGATCCAGCATCTCGGCGAGCGGCTGCGCATCCGGGTGGTGGCCGCGTCCTCGGCGATGTGGATCCTGCCCGCGCTGGCCGGCCCGGCCGCGACGCTGGGGCTGGAGCACCTCGTTGGCTGGCGCTGGACCCTGCTGCTCCCGGTGCCGTTTGTCCTTTTCGGACGGTTGCTGGTGGTGCGGGCCGTCCGCGGTGACCGGCCCGCCGGCACCGCGCCGCGCCCGCTGGGGCGGACGTTGCTGGTCCCGCTGGGCGCGGCGGGTGTGGTGCTGAACCAGGATTGGTGGCCGCTGGCGATCCTCGGCACGGCGGTCACGGTGGCCGGGATGGTCTCGATCCTGCCCGCGGGCACCGCGCGCCTGCGGCCGGGCACGCCCGCCGCGCTCGGCGCGATGATGTTGTTCGCGGTCGGCTACTTCGGCGCGGACAGCCTCATCACCGTGTTGCTGACGAGCGGATTCCGGCTGAGCCTCGGGCAGGCGGCGATCGTGCTGAGCGCGGCGCCGCTGGGCTGGGCGGTCACGAGCCTGCTCGCCGCCCGGTTCACCTCGGCGCGGGCCAAGCGGCGCCTGCCCGCGGCCGGGCTGACCGTGACCGCGCTCGGCACGGCGGTGCTGGCGGTCGAGCTGACCAACGGCGGGTCGTTCACCGTCGCGCTCGTCGCGTGGGCCGCGGGCGGTATCGGCGTCGGGCTCGCCTATCCCGGTCTGTACATCAGGGCCACCACCGCGGGTTCCAGCGGTTTCACCGCCGCGGAGCTGGCCACCGCGGTCATCACCGCCGAATGCGTCGGGCAGCTGCTGGGCCGCGCCATCGGCGGCACCCTGAGCTCGGCGGGCGGGCTGTTCCCCTCCTATCTGCTGTTCGCGGCCGCCCTGCTGGCAGCGGCGGGCGCGAGTCGCCGGTAA
- a CDS encoding SAM-dependent methyltransferase, whose translation MPDERTDLPSAGIDTTTPSVARAYDAALGGKDNYEVDRQLLAQLNAAVPEVNEIAVSNRKFLIRAVEFLARKAGIDQFLDCGSGLPTAENTHQVAQRENRDSRVVYVDNDPVVLAHGRALLEDNDRTYLVGADIFDPPAVLEHDTVRQHLDFGRPLGLLQVATLHHHSEDRGLAPAEVMRQYIEALPSGSYVVFSHFFDPEDEVHSPIAHRVQEILNASISRGYFRTRAQIEEMLAGLELLPPGLVVNDDWYPAGPRTTPRPAAGNCIVAAVGRKP comes from the coding sequence ATGCCCGACGAACGCACCGATCTGCCCTCGGCTGGGATCGACACCACCACGCCGAGCGTGGCGCGGGCGTACGACGCGGCGCTGGGCGGCAAGGACAACTACGAGGTGGACCGCCAGCTGCTGGCCCAGCTGAACGCGGCCGTGCCCGAGGTCAACGAAATCGCCGTCAGCAACCGGAAGTTCCTCATCCGGGCGGTGGAGTTCCTGGCCCGCAAGGCCGGGATCGACCAGTTCCTCGACTGCGGTTCCGGCCTGCCCACCGCGGAGAACACCCACCAGGTCGCCCAGCGCGAGAACCGCGACTCGCGGGTGGTGTACGTGGACAACGATCCGGTGGTGCTGGCGCACGGGCGCGCGCTGCTGGAGGACAACGACAGGACCTACCTCGTCGGCGCGGACATCTTCGACCCGCCCGCCGTGCTGGAGCACGACACGGTGCGGCAGCACCTCGACTTCGGCCGTCCGCTCGGCCTGCTGCAGGTGGCCACGCTGCACCACCACAGCGAGGACAGGGGCCTGGCCCCGGCCGAGGTGATGCGTCAGTACATCGAGGCGCTGCCGTCGGGTTCGTACGTGGTGTTCTCGCACTTCTTCGACCCGGAGGACGAGGTGCACAGCCCGATCGCCCACCGGGTGCAGGAAATCCTCAACGCCAGCATCAGCCGCGGTTACTTCCGCACCCGGGCGCAGATCGAGGAGATGCTCGCCGGCCTGGAGCTGCTCCCGCCCGGCCTCGTGGTCAACGACGACTGGTACCCCGCCGGTCCGCGCACCACCCCGCGCCCGGCCGCGGGCAACTGCATCGTCGCCGCCGTCGGCCGGAAGCCCTGA
- a CDS encoding cupin domain-containing protein → MHHVIREVHPPQGPRNAQFIGEPYGADISFFLVDAEPGQGPRPHRHPYPETWIVRSGRGTFYAEGDETEAGPGDVVVVGANTPHTFRNNGTERLELVCIHAAGEMVTEWLDSTDPLP, encoded by the coding sequence GTGCACCACGTGATCCGGGAAGTCCACCCGCCGCAGGGACCGCGCAACGCCCAGTTCATCGGTGAGCCCTACGGCGCCGACATCTCCTTCTTCCTGGTCGACGCCGAACCTGGCCAGGGACCGCGCCCGCACCGGCACCCGTATCCGGAAACCTGGATCGTGCGGTCCGGGCGGGGCACGTTCTACGCCGAGGGCGACGAGACCGAGGCCGGGCCCGGTGACGTCGTCGTGGTCGGCGCGAACACCCCGCACACCTTCCGCAACAACGGCACCGAGCGCCTCGAACTGGTCTGCATCCACGCCGCCGGCGAGATGGTCACCGAGTGGCTGGACAGCACCGACCCCCTGCCCTGA
- a CDS encoding siderophore-interacting protein — MLPKVRLPDTRRMITLEVLGRTRTTANFTTVTLGGPGLEHFRPTGDDQTVRLFFPRDGQDGLRMPTFNNEAWMAEVLLLPKSRRPWVRNFTIRRARPEQGEVDIEFALHAGSPASSWATRARPGDPAGIFDMGVSYLPPAGVDWQLLVGDESALPAILAILENAPESLIAEVFLEVPETADIRDEVVKPEGARVHWLPRDDSSARPGSRALETVTKAALPPGRCYAWLAGEAKLPTGLRRHLVNERGLPKQDIAFYGYWRLGRSSPG; from the coding sequence ATGCTGCCGAAGGTACGACTGCCCGACACCCGCAGGATGATCACGCTGGAGGTGCTGGGACGCACCAGGACAACCGCCAACTTCACCACCGTCACCCTCGGCGGGCCCGGACTGGAGCACTTCCGGCCCACCGGCGACGACCAGACCGTGCGCCTGTTCTTCCCCCGCGACGGGCAGGACGGGCTGCGCATGCCGACGTTCAACAACGAGGCGTGGATGGCCGAAGTCCTGCTGCTGCCCAAATCCCGGCGGCCGTGGGTCCGGAACTTCACCATCCGGCGAGCCCGGCCCGAGCAGGGGGAGGTGGACATCGAATTCGCCCTGCACGCCGGTTCCCCGGCTTCGTCATGGGCGACGCGCGCCCGGCCGGGTGATCCGGCTGGCATCTTCGACATGGGCGTTTCGTACCTGCCACCGGCCGGCGTCGACTGGCAACTGCTGGTCGGTGACGAAAGCGCGCTGCCCGCGATACTGGCGATCCTCGAGAACGCGCCGGAGTCGCTGATCGCCGAAGTGTTCCTGGAAGTTCCCGAAACCGCGGACATCCGCGACGAAGTGGTCAAACCGGAAGGCGCCAGGGTGCACTGGCTGCCCCGCGACGACAGCTCGGCCAGGCCGGGCAGCCGGGCGCTGGAGACCGTCACGAAGGCGGCGCTACCACCGGGCCGGTGCTACGCCTGGCTGGCCGGAGAGGCGAAGCTGCCCACCGGGCTGCGGCGCCATCTGGTGAACGAACGCGGACTGCCGAAGCAGGACATCGCCTTCTACGGGTACTGGCGGCTGGGCCGGTCGAGCCCGGGCTGA
- a CDS encoding DUF1986 domain-containing protein: protein MTLLAGTASAGGAQPDIVGGGTAPSVPWGAQVYVNGNFNCSGTIIAPQWVLTAEHCLGSAMSVRVGSNNLGAGTQISVDQQRVSPVGDVALLHLSRSFSTTYITLGNADPAVGSTNQIYGWGRTTPTGPASSVLKTANVQVTGRSTDAYGGPAIQSRGINGAAWKGDSGGPQISGGRQVGVASTVQNQGGSNPTGTNNYASVASSRSWISQTAGV, encoded by the coding sequence ATGACCCTGCTCGCCGGGACCGCCTCGGCGGGCGGCGCGCAGCCGGACATCGTCGGCGGTGGCACCGCACCCTCGGTGCCGTGGGGCGCGCAGGTCTACGTCAACGGCAACTTCAACTGCTCGGGCACGATCATCGCCCCGCAGTGGGTGCTCACCGCCGAGCACTGCCTCGGCAGCGCGATGAGCGTGCGCGTGGGCAGCAACAACCTCGGCGCCGGTACGCAGATCAGCGTCGACCAGCAGCGAGTCTCGCCGGTCGGTGACGTCGCGCTGCTGCACCTGTCGCGCTCGTTCAGCACCACCTACATCACCCTCGGCAACGCGGACCCGGCCGTCGGCTCCACCAACCAGATCTACGGCTGGGGCCGCACCACCCCGACCGGCCCGGCCTCGTCCGTGCTCAAGACCGCCAACGTGCAGGTGACCGGGCGTTCGACGGACGCGTACGGCGGCCCGGCGATCCAGAGTCGCGGCATCAACGGCGCCGCGTGGAAGGGCGACTCCGGCGGCCCCCAGATCTCCGGCGGCCGTCAGGTCGGGGTCGCCTCGACCGTGCAGAACCAGGGCGGCAGCAACCCGACCGGCACGAACAACTACGCCAGCGTGGCCAGCAGCCGGTCCTGGATCAGCCAGACCGCGGGCGTCTGA